A window of the Citrus sinensis cultivar Valencia sweet orange chromosome 9, DVS_A1.0, whole genome shotgun sequence genome harbors these coding sequences:
- the LOC102608193 gene encoding LOB domain-containing protein 23-like — MSTSSRCAACRHLRRRCPSDCIFAPYFPANDPHRFACVHKIYGSSKVGNMLQDLPVELRAEAADAICIEAECRVQDPVYGCVRMISLLQQQIHNAESQLVKARAEIAVLGSHAQELRHHVQDI; from the exons ATGTCAACTTCTAGTCGCTGTGCAGCTTGCAGACATCTGAGAAGAAGATGCCCGTCAGATTGCATTTTCGCTCCTTATTTCCCTGCCAATGACCCTCATAGATTCGCTTGCGTTCACAAAATCTATGGCTCCAGCAAAGTTGGAAATATGCTTCAG GACCTGCCAGTGGAGCTACGAGCGGAAGCAGCAGATGCCATTTGCATTGAGGCAGAGTGTCGAGTTCAAGATCCAGTTTACGGATGTGTTAGAATGATCAGCCTTCTGCAACAACAGATACACAATGCGGAGAGCCAGCTGGTAAAGGCCAGAGCTGAAATTGCTGTTCTCGGTTCTCATGCACAAGAGCTTCGTCATCACGTTCAAGATATTTAA
- the LOC102607904 gene encoding putative two-component response regulator ARR21 translates to MVKMSQTFLTKPSFVRFNILVVDDDSTSLSIVSAILKFWDYDVVTVTRPVEALATVRIQRDIDLVVTDLHMPEMNGIELQKEINEEFTHLPVMVMSSDDRESVIMKALASGVAFYILKPLNPDDLKNVWQYAMTYKKAKSISIDEIGSFELAGFSAGKFSLDDIVSRSSVNERNKNNKDSKRKASKKDKGKQTKQNATAPKKPKVAWTDSLHNRFLQAIRHIGLEKAVPKKILEFMNVPGLTRENVASHLQKYRIFLKRVAEQGASAMGKTLALRSSFASGHVSMMLQEAHEFSQVRDQQQQMRTSAFLPGYASGVSALNGTTFGSIGFPSLGASSSSSVPQPGLMGNQANFPQSLFGNTRNPLYQANSAGKTCGSSGSNATEANPLSRGGLAAGLMNQMYQQKSQLRPNPYDNYNIGASSSKGFGTSGWSSSSNTSGLDQNMGTIKNNTYSNYAGIRLNDDGELIPAGQTSLINGNGLNGGYGFISGTSGIMANAAFGHLTPGASSSSARFDNATYQIPSAFAGVNEQENTSMLSQLSSQQQYGPGNNAQNDFTNFAPINNASVNGNTAQPERLGEGIDLVDLLFDPSDYQFLFQQQGGEGAVNPNPGSGSGSHQAGLNLPINQSQNPDLSEAFAAGDNFLSPWIEPTLEQLLEIEDVSDPELSSIADPLNVYYPSFDQNASQQQGSQNNINKSKLNGPYPQEKSPSGDRGWDDEFINSLFRENPN, encoded by the exons ATGG TCAAAATGAGTCAAACTTTCTTGACAAAGCCATCTTTTGTGAGATTCAATATCTTGGTTGTGGATGATGATTCCACATCTCTTTCGATTGTTTCAGCTATACTTAAGTTTTGGGATTATGATG TTGTGACTGTGACTCGCCCGGTTGAAGCATTAGCTACAGTCCGGATTCAAAGAGACATCGACCTCGTCGTCACTGATCTCCACATGCCGGAGATGAATGGGATTGAGCttcagaaagaaattaatgaagaaTTCACGCATTTGCCTGTCATGG taATGTCCTCTGATGACCGGGAGAGTGTCATAATGAAGGCCCTAGCAAGTGGAGTTGCGTTTTATATATTGAAACCTTTGAACCCGGATGATCTCAAAAATGTGTGGCAATATGCTATGACGTACAAGAAAGCAAAATCGATTTCCATAGATGAAATTGGGAGCTTTGAACTAGCTGGCTTCTCAGCTGGTAAATTCTCTCTTGACGACATTGTTTCTAGATCATCTGTGaatgaaagaaacaaaaacaacaaggATTCTAAAAGGAAGGCTTCAAAAAAGGACAAAGGTAAGCAAACAAAACAGAATGCGACAGCTCCAAAAAAGCCCAAGGTGGCTTGGACTGATTCACTTCACAATCGATTTTTGCAAGCAATTAGACATATTGGTCTCGAGA AGGCTGTTCCGAAGAAAATTCTGGAATTCATGAATGTTCCAGGGTTAACGAGGGAAAATGTGGCTAGCCATTTGCAG AAATATCGGATCTTCTTGAAACGGGTTGCGGAACAAGGAGCTAGCGCAATGGGAAAGACCTTGGCGCTCAGATCCAGTTTTGCATCCGGCCATGTCTCTATGATGTTACAAGAAGCACATGAGTTTTCACAAGTCAGAGACCAGCAGCAGCAAATGAGGACCTCAGCATTCCTACCTGGATACGCAAGTGGTGTCTCAGCTCTCAATGGTACCACATTTGGTTCCATTGGCTTCCCAAGCCTTGGAGCTTCAAGCAGCAGCTCTGTGCCTCAGCCTGGATTGATGGGAAATCAAGCTAATTTTCCTCAATCACTCTTTGGAAACACTAGAAATCCGCTTTATCAAGCAAACTCTGCTGGCAAGACATGTGGCTCATCAGGGTCAAATGCCACGGAAGCAAATCCGTTGTCGCGTGGAGGTCTGGCCGCTGGTCTTATGAATCAAATGTACCAGCAAAAATCACAATTAAGGCCGAATCCCTATGATAATTATAACATCGGAGCTTCCTCTTCCAAGGGTTTTGGCACATCGGGTTGGAGCTCCAGTAGCAACACCTCAGGACTTGATCAGAATATGGGAACTATCAAGAATAACACATATTCAAACTATGCTGGGATTCGACTTAATGATGATGGGGAGCTCATTCCAGCAGGTCAAACGAGCCTCATCAATGGCAATGGTCTGAATGGTGGCTATGGCTTCATCAGTGGGACTTCTGGAATTATGGCGAATGCGGCTTTTGGTCATTTGACACCAGGAgcgtcttcttcttctgcccgctttgataatgcaacttaCCAGATCCCTTCGGCATTTGCCGGTGTCAATGAACAGGAAAATACTTCCATGCTGTCGCAATTGTCATCACAACAACAATATGGTCCCGGGAACAATGCACAAAATGATTTCACTAATTTTGCTCCGATCAATAATGCTTCTGTTAACGGTAACACAGCTCAACCTGAACGACTTGGCGAAGGTATTGACCTCGTTGACCTTCTCTTTGACCCATCCGACTATCAATTCCTTTTCCAG CAACAAGGTGGGGAAGGTGCTGTGAATCCTAACCCAGGTAGTGGCTCTGGTTCACATCAAGCTGGGCTCAATCTTCCCATCAATCAATCCCAGAATCCTGATCTTTCTGAGGCATTTGCTGCTGGGGATAATTTTCTTAGTCCTTGGATTGAGCCAACTCTTGAACAG CTACTGGAGATTGAAGACGTTTCGGACCCAGAATTAAGCAGCATTGCGGATCCCCTGAATGTCTACTATCCAAGCTTTGACCAAAACGCCAGTCAG CAGCAAGGCAGCCAAAACAATATCAATAAGTCTAAGCTAAATGGCCCGTATCCGCAAGAAAAATCTCCTTCAGGAGATCGG GGGTGGGATGACGAGTTCATAAACTCCCTATTCCGTGAAAACCCAAACTGA
- the LOC102607605 gene encoding uncharacterized protein LOC102607605, protein MSETFMAKPSFLRFNVLVVDDDSTSLAIVSAVLKHWDYDVVTVKRPVDALAMIRIHQDIDLVITDLHMPEMNGLELQKEINEEFIHLPVMVMSSDDRESVIMKSLASGAVFYMVKPVNPDALRNVWQYAVTSKKGKSIFTEEKSSLANGSSAEKISFLHDIVSGSSMIEEKESKTNSKRKASKRRKDELEGENAAAPKKAKVVWTNSLHNRFLQAIRHITLEKAVPKKILEFMNVPGLTRENVASHLQKYRIFLKRVADDGINAALKNFNHRSSLASGRTSMMLQEVQDYAQAIEKQLQMRTSPFIPRYGRGISELNGNTSFGSIGLQSHNSLSHVGLLGVQDNFHQPFFGNTTYPLYQANPGTTFGTGLIDMGTNSFSCGGLSGGLMNGTNSNQIFHQKSKLRPDPYDNNTGASSLKGFGASGLEKMWTINNNPYLNYAGIRLKNDGDQLVGAGEVGLNVKGDAGAGNEGATFHHLPLGYSSSPAGFAVGNEQEHTSVLPPLSLSQQQYCLGKNVENDFTFGLMNDANASVNDDTAQPGRLGEGADFGDLLFDLSDFQFLFQPQGDGEGALNPNIGSGSGSHQPELNRPINQSQNPVLPSAFADNASGPWNEPTLEQIQDIQEVMNLDLGNSNAKPLIDYYPRLDQNPNNQLQPSENNANSDLNDPHPGENSPTQYQDWDDEFIDSLFRDQPY, encoded by the exons ATGAGTGAAACTTTTATGGCAAAACCGTCTTTTCTTAGATTTAATGTCTTGGTTGTGGATGATGATTCAACATCTCTTGCTATTGTTTCAGCTGTGCTTAAACATTGGGATTATGATg tTGTGACTGTCAAACGCCCCGTTGATGCTTTAGCTATGATTCGGATTCATCAAGACATCGACCTCGTTATCACTGATCTCCACATGCCAGAGATGAATGGGCTTGAGctgcaaaaagaaattaatgaagaatttattcatttacCTGTCATGG TAATGTCCTCTGATGACCGAGAGAGTGTCATAATGAAGAGCCTAGCAAGTGGAGCTGTGTTTTACATGGTGAAGCCAGTGAACCCGGATGCTCTCAGAAATGTGTGGCAATATGCTGTTACATCAAAGAAAGGGAAATCGATTTTCACTGAGGAAAAAAGTAGCCTTGCAAATGGATCTTCGGCTGAGAAAATATCATTTCTTCATGACATTGTTTCTGGATCATCCATGATCGAAGAAAAGGAAAGCAAAACAAATTCTAAAAGAAAGGCTTCAAAAAGACGCAAGGATGAGCTAGAAGGAGAGAATGCCGCTGCTCCGAAAAAGGCCAAGGTGGTTTGGACTAATTCACTTCACAATCGCTTCTTGCAAGCCATTAGACATATCACTCTGGAAA AGGCTGTTCCAAAGAAAATACTTGAGTTCATGAATGTTCCAGGCTTAACTAGAGAAAATGTTGCTAGCCATTTGCAG AAGTATCGGATCTTCTTGAAACGAGTTGCCGATGACGGTATTAATGCTGCTTTAAAGAACTTCAACCATAGATCCAGCTTGGCATCAGGCCGTACCTCAATGATGTTACAAGAAGTACAAGATTATGCACAAGCAATAGAAAAGCAGCTGCAAATGAGAACATCACCATTCATACCTAGATATGGACGTGGCATCTCAGAGCTCAACGGAAACACCAGCTTTGGTTCCATTGGCTTGCAAAGCCACAACTCTCTGTCTCATGTGGGACTGTTGGGAGttcaagataattttcatCAACCATTTTTTGGCAACACTACATATCCTCTTTATCAAGCAAACCCTGGCACCACATTTGGCACAGGATTAATTGACATGGGAACAAATTCGTTCTCTTGCGGAGGTTTATCCGGTGGTCTTATGAATGGcacaaattcaaatcaaatattccaccaaaaatctaaattaaggCCGGATCCCTATGATAATAACACAGGAGCTTCATCTCTCAAGGGCTTTGGCGCATCAGGACTCGAGAAAATGTGGACTATCAACAATAACCCATATTTAAATTATGCTGGGATTCGACTAAAAAATGATGGGGATCAGCTCGTTGGAGCAGGTGAAGTGGGGCTTAACGTCAAGGGGGATGCTGGTGCTGGCAATGAAGGTGCGACATTTCATCATTTGCCTCTGGGATACTCTTCATCTCCCGCAGGGTTTGCTGTTGGCAATGAACAAGAACATACTTCAGTGCTGCCACCATTGTCATTATCACAGCAACAATACTGTCTCGGCAAAAATGtggaaaatgattttacttttGGTCTGATGAACGATGCTAATGCTTCTGTCAATGATGACACAGCTCAACCTGGGCGATTAGGCGAAGGTGCTGATTTTGGTGACCTTCTCTTTGACCTATCCGACTTTCAATTCCTTTTTCAG CCACAAGGCGACGGGGAGGGTGCTCTGAATCCTAACATTGGTAGTGGCTCTGGCTCACATCAACCTGAACTCAATCGTCCAATCAACCAATCCCAGAATCCTGTCCTTCCCAGCGCATTCGCTGACAATGCTTCTGGTCCTTGGAACGAACCAACTCTTGAACAG ATTCAGGACATTCAAGAAGTAATGAACCTGGATTTGGGTAACAGCAATGCGAAACCATTGATTGACTATTATCCAAGATTAGATCAAAATCCTAATAATCAG CTACAACCCAGTGAAAACAACGCCAACTCTGACCTAAATGACCCGCATCCGGGGGAAAATTCTCCTACACAATATCAG GATTGGGATGACGAGTTCATAGACTCCCTGTTCCGTGATCAGCCGTACTGA